The region gggacaaaatccccCCTACAGTCCTCCATCCCACCCCACATAGCTTTAGATAaactttttaatacttttttgcacaaaatgaggactgtggattttgtccacCGCCACTTACATTGTTTGTACATTTGGaaggaacaggaggaatggtTACAGAAagcaaaacctctttcagtgttcatttgaaaacttgactattgttttaagacacacttaaaaaatTATGAAAGTGTTTTGACAGTTGGCTTGATCTGCGCAAACTGACACACAGTGaatgttttctccttttatcCCTCCAGGTGTACTGTTAGCATGTTTCTTAGCCTTTACCACCAGGATGACTGCTAACCAGGCTATTTTATATGTGCGTGCTAAACGCCCTGGCTCCATCCAGACCCGAGGTCAACTGCGTTGTGTCAGAGAGTTTGTCCAGTTCCTTTCCCCTTTGAGGAGTGTGTTTTCCTGTGCTGAACCACGATCCAATCCAGTCACCCTGTCCCAGTACCTAAACCGCCAGAGACACATACTGCACGGCTATGAGAGGAAAGAACTGAGGTACCTACCAAAAATTGTCCAATTAGTGTCCAGGCTGCTATTGGACATTGCAGAGAATCGACAGGTAATTGAGGAGGACATTTTGGAGGCACCCGATATTGATGACATTGAAATGACACTCAGCATCATTGAGAAGATGGGCTCTGATTTATGTGTAAAGGAGCCCCGCTTACCAGGTTCTCCCACCTTACCCAGACATTTCAATGAGCCACCCATTTTCTACCATCGAAAAAGTCTGAGCTACAGTGAGTCAGACTTGACGCGATTGGGCTCGCAGCTCAACATCCTCTCacctctcagctctctctcGCAGAGTAATGTGGTCAAAGACCTTTCTCCATCTGAGGCCGTTCTCCCTGCAAAGCGGTCTCCaagttacagtaacagtaacacatCTGAAATCTCATACAGCTCAGCAGGCTCACTCTGGCAAGTCAAGAATGTTGGAAGCCCAAAAGATGTATCTGTTCTGTTaaagaaagtgaagaagaaaaccATCCAACGCACTGAGTCTATGAGAAACGAAGGACCGGTCAAAAAGGGTAGCATACTGTTTAGGTGGAGGGCAGAACAGAGGGAGGAGTTAGCAACAAATGGGGAGAGATCACAAGGCGTAGAGGAAGAGCAATCAGAGGTTCCCTTTATCACGCTGCAGTCAGAGTTGTCCCTGGAGGCCAGGAGGTTGTTGGTGGCACAAGCCCTGGCAGTGGACCTTTTTCTTGATGGGGAAGAAGAGCACAAGAGCAGAGTCTTATCCTGGCAGGTAACTGATCAATACCAGTGGTGTGGTAGTTCTGACTTTAGTTACTCCAAAAGGTAGTGTGTCCAGAATAAAAGATGCTAATACAGCTATAACAGGACCATGTATCTGAGTGAGTTGTGTCAGTCACAGGGTCTAACATGACCTCCTGAATGTGTGCAGGCAGAGCTGAACCAAGGCGGTGCATGGGAAAGGCTGTGTATGGAACGTGATCCCTTCATCCTCACTGGGCTGATGTGGGCATGGTTGGAGCAGCTTAAAGAGCCAGTTATTGGCCTCCAGGATGTCCAAGCCCTGAAACCCTATAATGGAGATGCTAAAACTGTTCTCAACACACTTGACCAGGTCAGACATTCACTGTGCTGAATCAGATTTTAGACAACAGCCACACCACAATGACTTTCCAGAACAATGAAGCTcctaaatgtatgtatatattttttaaagatttacccTTCTTGTCATGTCTTCACAGGCCCCTAAAGAAACCTTAACATGCATACTAGATTGCATGGCTCATATGTTGATAATACCTGAAGAGGTTGAAAATACATTCCTGAATCGTACTATCAAGGCTTTCACTTGGGTAAgaaaactgattattttcacctttaaaatgtatttcctcatCACTGATTTTGTTTCAGCCACTAAATAATCTTGTTTGCCTTTAAACAGATGGAAAGTAACTCAGTGGATGGATACAATGTATACGAGTCCATGACTTCAGTCCTAAGGTGCGTCCTTGAGGACTTGAGATTTATAGCCATTGAAGAAGATGAGAaaccttcccttccttccctccatatCGAGgcatgaaagaagaaaatatgtttttgtgccttgtgatgaaagtattaaatatataacttATTTTGTGGGAATAATACAAACAGTTATGTAATTTATTATCATTGATGCATAACTAACTGACCTGAGTTCTTTTTATAACTGCAGTAGTGAGTGGAGGTAACATATTGAAAAACATGTAGAACAGGTGGCCAAAATATTGTTTGCGACACATTATGCCTTAAGACTGGTCACAATCAACACTAACATGCCTCAGCTCCAAAAGCatagttaaaaaatattattcttaTACCTGTACAGATTCTTAATTTATTAACAAGGATGTTGTATCACACAGTGTATCCAATGCCTTTCCCACAACACAGTGTTTCTTAtctgtaatacattctcttttTTGTTAACATAGACATAATGTAAGCGTATATGATGAACAGTTTATAATAAAAGCAATGGTCTTCCTTAAAGTGGATTGTGCAAACTGCATGCAGGCACTTTTTCTTGTGAGGCAGTGAAGCTCAGGAAGTGAAAGAGTAAGCTTTTAAAACGTCTTTCCCATCTTTCCCTTCTACTGAGGCCACAATGCTGGAATAGTCACAGGAGACATGAGTGAACCCTCTAGAACACAAAAGCATAAAGTAACAAGATTAGAAAATCACAGCCAAAAGCAGGtgaaaatacagagaaaaatcaTCCTGTAATTCTGTAGCACTGTTAGCGATGAGATGCACTACAAGTAACTATTAATGCTGATACAGTGGTTGCTGTTGATGCAGCAGAGATACTAAAATGTCATATATTACCTGGACATTGTGTGAGAGCCTCCCAGTAAGTGGTACTGGCTCTCCAGTGTCAATCCACCGTCTCTGTTGTTTCTCCATGTCAACACTCGTAGGGAGAGATCCTGAGATGCTGTCACCACTCGAAATCTATCCTGTaaaatgtcaagaaaaaaatcattcatataCTTATATTTTGCTAATTTTCACACAGTGAGTACAGTgtactgatatttttttaaagctcttgtGATGTAGTTCTCTAACACgcttttagctttttatttcaattcaattcaattcaaaacactttatttgtcccGAGGGGAAATTTAAAAGGCATGAGGAGCAGCATCATGCATGAGGAGCAGCATCATGCATGAGTAGCAGCATCATAAAACAGCTGCTCGTTATGCCACCGGTCACCACACGAGCAGTGACCCAGAAGATCAACCGTACAATGTTGGTAATTTTTGAATGGTAATTTGGAAGGGTTGTACTTGCTTTTTTTGAAGATATCCAGTTCTTGTTCCATTTGAATGGGTAATGCACTTATTGTAAGTCACTTTGAGCAACAACAATATAAATCTGccagtgtaatgtaatgtataaaATCTATCCACAGGTGGATAGTTCTTTGAATTTGAAATCAGAAAACTTCTTACCACAGATATGGAGGAAATAGGCATAGTGTGCTCTTTGAAGCTTGCAAGCAGGGCTCCTTTCAGAGAGTAAACCCAGAGCTGCTGGTCAGCTGCTAACACTATGCAGTTGCTATCCTTGGCCTCTAGAAGGATTTGTGAGGACCTGATGTCCAGTGTCAATAGAAAGGACTCCATCTGCTGGACTAAAATAAGAACAGATTAAAAATTACACTAGCTAGATACACTAGCTATTTAggaaaaatccacattttactACCCCTAAACTGtgagattttattttcatgttattatCAGTTATTTTAATGCATTCCAACTAATAACTTCTTAACTAATATATATTGCGATTCCTACATTTTACAGGATGTCTTTtgacaaaacataaaaaatgaaagtgaactTCTCAGATTAAACTATGGGTTAAACTTGTCTGTCATAATCAAAGTAATTACACTAGTAGTTTTCCAGTTGAGAAATACTTGCCATGtgttcaaaacatattttttgagtGTACTGTGTTCTGGTCTGTTGAAGCTGCTCTCAGAGTTAAATTTCTCCCAAAAAGTCTGTTAGACAGTCTGCTAATGAGGAGAgcctgaccaatactggatttttggggccaatgctgataccaatattaaggagtaaaaaaattctcatattgatattgatatatcgTTTGATAATCTCATAAgcacacatttttcactatGATCTCTCCAATGTGATTTttaaacacttgtgacaaagataaaAATGGCACCAGTGCATTGAAACAGTAAACCTCACTGGGAATttcaataattataaataactataaataaaaaaagacaaaacaaaacataggtatatattaaacttgagtTAAGACaaagattaaatatatatacaatgctgcctatataacttttaaaaataaaaaaaatatacatattggTGAATATTGGACAATATATACGCCAaaactgatatatctgtgataggccaatattggTTAATAATATCGGTTGATCAATATATTTGTCGGGCTCTAATAATGAGTCCACAAAGAAGCCCTTGCTGTCTAATTCCGAGTAGTTGACACTAAAGCTGATCTTTAAGATACAGTAGATGAAAATTTTTCCATTATTACACTTTATTTTCTGCTGTATTAGAAATGTTTTGAAGTTGTGCCATGCTGTGATCCACAGGAATaagcaaaaaacacaatgacaaatgGATCCAATTTGGCAGTTTCCATAAAAGCAGCTTTTCTTAAAAGTATTTGCGGTTAATAGCAGATTTTTCAGCATCCCTCACAAACAATAAGCACATAGCTCAGTCCTCACCCTGGATCTCTGACTTGTACTTAGTCTTTTTAATGCTGACATCAAAGACAGTGAGGGCTTTGTTGTTCAGGTGCTCACTGCGGTGAATGATGACCAGTCTGGCAGGCTGGGTAGGTATGAAGACAGCAGCCTGGCATCCAATGACTGGTACGGACTGGCACAGAGGATCTTCGTCCTCAGAGGGAGAGGTCAAACTTTCTGTGAAAATCACCTGTcaacaaaccaaacaacagAAATCtactaaatgtgttttactgtttcCCCACTGTGCTTATCTATGAACACTGTGTCATTTGCACAGAGGTAATGTGGTAAAAGAAAACACACgaggaggaaacacaaacattaagtCAGGCTGTCAAAGACAACAAGACATACCTTTGGACTTAAATCATCATTGTCCTTGGTTCCAGCAGTGATCCATTTCTTGTCAGGTGAAACTAGGAGTACGTTGACTTTAAAGGAGTCACACACCATTATACTGGACTTTTTAGTCAAAGCTGAGCCAGCTAGTGTACACACAGATCCCTGACTGGTTCCTACCTAGAAGacatgtagattttttttttaaacttgtataAATTCAGATTTACAAACCAATAAATCCTGAAGTTACTTACGGAAAGAAACCAGTCATTGTTGATATTGTACTGTAGTAATGTACAGTGTGGGGATGCAGTAGGAAAGGAGGCCACTTCCTGGCCAGTCTGACACTGCCAGGTCTTGATGAGGCCCGTCAAGTCTGCTGTGATCACAACTTCATGCTGTTCATCCTTTACAATCCCTGTCAAAGGACTCTGCACAGGACTGCACCACAGGAGCTCAGcctgaaagaagaaaagtacATAAGGTAATTGCCTTGACGAGGGGCATTTATACCAGTGGATTGGAGGGAGGGGCAACTATGGGAGATAGTTAGATTCTGTGAGGGTTAGCTGGAATGAAACCTGCATGCACGAGGCTCACAGTGACACATGACTGTAGCATGTATGTACTGGTTTAGAGTAGATAAAAAGTTGTGTATGATGCCAGCCTTCAAACACGGTCACTTTCACTTCTGGCTGTACTTCATGCCATATCAGAtctaatgaaaaataaagcacTACTTAGAAATGTATTGTGATATGGACTGATAAGAACTTGCAGCATGTGAAACTTGACGCTTTCTGAAGCATATCGTTAAACACTGCTTGAAAGTCGTATGATTAGCAACTGATCTGAGACTtttatgcaaaaaacaaaaggaaaaaaatcctaAATCTGAAACCtacatgtgtaaatatattGTTCACTCAGCTTGGATTCGGTAGATAAATGAATTAATAGCATCTTATATTAAATTCCatacaagaaaacattttgcattGCTACAGAAACCTCAGACGCGACCTTACTGAGCATGCATGACAATATGCTGAAGGTGTTGCACTTACTTTTTGGATGTTCCATGCTCGGACTGTACCATCAGTAGAAGCACTGCAGACAATAGCATTGCCGTTCCAGAGTTCAGGAAGCTCATCTGAATTCGCATGCAGGTATACCAAGCCTACCACCCTGCCTGATGGACAACATGTCAGGCACAAAATGAGATGAGTTTACAAGCAGTCATGCAGGAGATtccagagagtgagagagacggAAAAGAGAGTAAGAGACAGCATACCTGTGTGACCTCTCAGGCTATGGCAGGTGTAACCTCCAGCTCTGCCTTTTGTCATCTTCATTTCTAAATGGCAGCGTCGCAAAAAGTATCTCTTCCATGAGTGATTCACCTGTTCACTCCTCAACACTGCAAGGTTACAGAAGCTCCAGCGCTGCAGACACATCCTCCTGATGGGAGCACATAATTACAAGTAGCTATAGTTAGTTATtgagtcagacacacacaggtaccCAGCCCAAATGGACTTACAAGACACCAAAATACAGTTGCAGTGGTGGCACATTTGTCAAATATAGACAAGAACAAAACTCCTGATATTACATTTGCAAAGAACTTTGTCTTCTGTACCAAGCTCTATAAATGAAATCAGCCATGTCATGTATTGGGTTACGTAGGTCACATGTTtaggaaaacaggaagtgttgaATAACCGCAGCCCGGAGGCGTAACAGGTGGACTTGTAATTTTACTGTCGGTTTGGACAATAAAGCAAGTAAAAGAAGAAGCTTCATGTCATGATTAGATTCAGGATGCACTATCTAATTAAGTATTAAGATAGGCACACAACAAGCCACACAAAATGTTCCCTCCCTGAAACACAGCTTCTTATCATCATTCATCCACAAACACTCATTTTACTAAACAAAGGAGCCCTTAAATCATCATATaatgagcaataaaacatgaatcatcacacaacaaactgaatatttcCTCTTCAAGGAGACCAGTAAATCTGCCTGTTTCTACAGCTAATAGCAATGAACCTGAACTTAATTTTGACGTTTGGATTAATTGTTCTTCACATCAGACTGCACAATCTGGATGTTTTTCATCATACAATAAGTTCTTAATTTTGGTTTGTACCAAACTTCAATAGACCATCTTTATTTGTGCATCAGGAACAGCATTTTAATTTTCACAGTAATCTGTTTTAG is a window of Scomber scombrus chromosome 10, fScoSco1.1, whole genome shotgun sequence DNA encoding:
- the ptpdc1b gene encoding protein tyrosine phosphatase domain-containing protein 1, with translation MALHANSRGGALMEYIRAPRAKYTIVGEAIRHVIPGHMQCSIGCGGQTCKYDNPNYWSEDQQAIQGLYSSWVTDHLLAMSRPSTELIKKYNIIDQFKRNGIKTVVNLQIPGEHASCGNPLEPGSGFSYNPEAFMENNIYFYNFGWSDYGVANLTAVLDMVKVMAFALEEGKIAVHCHAGLGRTGVLLACFLAFTTRMTANQAILYVRAKRPGSIQTRGQLRCVREFVQFLSPLRSVFSCAEPRSNPVTLSQYLNRQRHILHGYERKELRYLPKIVQLVSRLLLDIAENRQVIEEDILEAPDIDDIEMTLSIIEKMGSDLCVKEPRLPGSPTLPRHFNEPPIFYHRKSLSYSESDLTRLGSQLNILSPLSSLSQSNVVKDLSPSEAVLPAKRSPSYSNSNTSEISYSSAGSLWQVKNVGSPKDVSVLLKKVKKKTIQRTESMRNEGPVKKGSILFRWRAEQREELATNGERSQGVEEEQSEVPFITLQSELSLEARRLLVAQALAVDLFLDGEEEHKSRVLSWQAELNQGGAWERLCMERDPFILTGLMWAWLEQLKEPVIGLQDVQALKPYNGDAKTVLNTLDQAPKETLTCILDCMAHMLIIPEEVENTFLNRTIKAFTWMESNSVDGYNVYESMTSVLRCVLEDLRFIAIEEDEKPSLPSLHIEA
- the fbxw12 gene encoding F-box/WD repeat-containing protein 12, with the protein product MDPPHHPHLISDCLIHIFTFLSEEDLVSVSSVCKEWHEATETPWLWRRMCLQRWSFCNLAVLRSEQVNHSWKRYFLRRCHLEMKMTKGRAGGYTCHSLRGHTGRVVGLVYLHANSDELPELWNGNAIVCSASTDGTVRAWNIQKAELLWCSPVQSPLTGIVKDEQHEVVITADLTGLIKTWQCQTGQEVASFPTASPHCTLLQYNINNDWFLSVGTSQGSVCTLAGSALTKKSSIMVCDSFKVNVLLVSPDKKWITAGTKDNDDLSPKVIFTESLTSPSEDEDPLCQSVPVIGCQAAVFIPTQPARLVIIHRSEHLNNKALTVFDVSIKKTKYKSEIQVQQMESFLLTLDIRSSQILLEAKDSNCIVLAADQQLWVYSLKGALLASFKEHTMPISSISVDRFRVVTASQDLSLRVLTWRNNRDGGLTLESQYHLLGGSHTMSRGFTHVSCDYSSIVASVEGKDGKDVLKAYSFTS